The window TCAATTATCAGCTCGGTCCTTATTAAAGATGTCTAACGAAACAGAACTTCATATTTATCAAACTGCACATTTGACttgatatttaattaaaattaccTTTAATATGCATGAGTTTGTACAGTGATGCATATGCTTTATATAATTCTATTAATATTGATGCAGTGTGGTTAGCATGTTGGATTAGCATTGCTATAAAATGTCATAGAAAATGGCTTGTTTAGTTGGATTGTTTCCAACTTTCTTCTGGTGTTTAGGTGGAACCAGCGTGTGGGCCATCActccagaggagagggggaagtaCGACAAGCAGTTCGACAGCCTGGCCCCCGTCCTCGGCTACGTCTCAGGTACACTGTTGCCGCAACAAACAagcggcatttaaaaaaaaaaaattcttggtGTGGCGAGTGACATTCAGCATCAACATCAGTGGTTTTTGTTGGTCTTTAGGAGAACAAGCCCGGAAGTTCTTCCTCCAGTCCGGCCTGCCTCCTTCTGTCCTGGCTGAAATCTGGTTAGTGATTCCTCAGCCTGATAACGTGACCAGAATGAGGTCATATTGTCCTGCCTGCTTTGGGCTTCCTGTTTAACTTCCTCCAAGGCTCGCTGCAGTCGGTGTGTGTTCTGATTTTTGCTTGTGTAACAATGGTcgctctcagttttctccctctcttcctcctcctcctcctcctgtaggcACCTCGCTGACACAGATAGTGATGGGAAGATGGACAGACTGGAGTTCTCTATCGCCATGAAGCTCATCAAACTCAGACTCCAGGGGCGGAGCTTGCCCTCTTCCCTGCCAATCATCATGAAGCAGTCTCCCGGTTCGGCTCCGATCGTCCCTTCAGCTGCACGATTTGGTAAACAGAGCTTTCCTCCCCAAGATCCTCCTTCTGTGTTGTTTCACCAGACTGCATCGTGTGTTCTAAACCCCTGTTGTTGTTCCTCGCATTCACCTTCTGTGTTTCCTCCTAACAGGAATGGGTTCTATGCCCAACCTGTCTGTTGGTCTGTCATCCATACCAGCCATGCCCATCCTAACCCCCATCCCCATCAACCCTATGCAACCCCTGGTTCCTGTGCCCATGACTCTGCCCCTCATCAGCATCCAGGGAAATTCTGGACTCCCCAATGGCTCCGTCagcctcctccccccacctcttgTTCACAGCAACGCAGGTCGGTTCTGCACAGGAACCATTTTAATTTCCTTGATGGACACaattgggtttgttttttttgtacaaCAACTCCCTCTCGACACCCTGATGCAGCACATTTGCAACAGTAGCATAACGATATAAAGCAGCTGTGTCGTTAACGCTAACGCTATCATTAGCAGAGCAAATTTATCCCAGAAATTCGctcggcaacaacaacaactaagcAACAAACGTGAGTTTGCGGATGTATCAACTTGCTTTGTCGGTCACTGTGGGAAAAgggagcttttccttttttccatctgttCCCTACAGCTGCTCCTCCGGCGAAGGCACCAGCCTCACCTCCCGTTcaacttcttcctctctcctcgctcATATTTCTGATACAGGCTGCAAACATCACTGCCCTCTTAAGCAGAGGTGCAGACAGCCGCGAGCACAGCAATTACAGCCAGATGTCAATAACCTTGCTGCTGGGAGTTTGGCATGCCGCAACTGTGAAATCTGAGATGATAAGATTAAAGATTAGATGCACGCACAGTTCAAGGGCAGCTACACCCTGCACTAATGCTGTAGGTGTGATTGCGTAATAGACAACAGTCAGGAAACCTTGAAGGGAATTTGATGTCTTGTGTCATGTTTCTTTGAATGAGTGCAAACCCCAAATCTTCTAACCTTGTTCACAGGGCTCCCTCTCTCTGGCTTCTCTTCTCCCATGACGTTCTCCCCGCCCAGCAGCATGTCAAAGGCAAATTCGCTCCTGGATCTGGGATCCAGCAGGTGAGATAAGTGGAACTAAAGGCACAATATTCAAATCAGAGGAATCCAAAGTCTGCCATTATTGTTCAGGCACATAGAGAGTGACTGTGTGGAAGCTACATTCCTTCTGAACATCCTCTGGCTTACAAAACAAAGGTTTAGTTTTCATATTGTATGGAGATTTTATTGCAGCCTGGTTTAATAACGCAGCCTGTAAGAAAGAGCGGTGCTGCGTTATCAGCGGTCTAAAGGAAGGCAGGGAAGGGTCCAGGATCAGAAGGCACACAGAGCCGAGATAACAGCAGGAAGACCATTAGAAATCAGATGATCTTGTTGGCAACAATAGGAAGTGAGTTTGTTTAGATGTAGGAATGCTTAAAGACCAAGAGAATTAGATTAGGAGTCCTGTTTGAGGAGGTAACTTTTGAAGGTTTTCTTTAGTTTAAGTCACATTGGACATTCATttattccctcttttttctgtcagcaacagtttatatatatattttagtcACAATGTTGAaaatatttgtaggtctgcacatttgtttttgcagtgATTCAAAAAGCTCGTAAAAGGTTTTGTTCCGGGTTGTTCTGCGGCATTTTGTTAGGTTTGGAAAATAAAACGGGAGTATCTGATTTCAGGTgcatcacagcacacacacacacagacacaaacagacgcaagcacacacacaattctAACCTCAGGTGTTAAGGAGACAAAGTGCAAAGACACCCACCAGGGCACAAATTCTTTCTATTCTCAATATGAGACTTTACAAAACTGTGTAGCTGCATTATTTCATAGACATTCATGGCAAAAGAAGCCTTCAGGCAGAGGGAGGACCCTTCTCGGCTTCTGCTATTGTCCCACCGAAACCTCATAGTCATAGTCCCACAATGGctgaaaaaaagagcatttttctCAAATAAACATCAGCGACCCAGCCCATCCTCTTACTGGGCTGCAAGGACATTGTTGAAAATAACCCCAGAATGGCTGATTAGGGTCGCTGCTACAGTTTGGTCCACTTTGAGAGAATTATGGTCTGCATGAACGCTCGCAGTAGCTTCTATACTGTGTCATTTCAGCCACGTTTCAGCTCAACATCTCTCTTTTTGTAGCTCAAATTCTTCCTCCACGACATCATTGGCCAGCAACTCGCCAAAGATGGCCACAAATGATTGGTCCATTCCACAGGCCTCCAGACTCAAGTACCGCCAGCAGTTCAACACGCTTGACAAACTCATGAGTGGATACTTATCAGGCAGGTCACACAAGCACTCACCACTAAAACAAGCATCACATGGACCTTTGGGTCACATCTGATTGGTTCTTATGCAGATGATTGCGCTTACCACAAtccagcagccacacacacaccatcagaaGCATCAGAATCACTCTAGTGTTTAACTTTGCAGGTCCTCAGGTGAGAAACGCGCTCATAGCGTCCAACCTCACCCAAACCCAGCTGGCTACCATCTGGTGAGTGTAGTGTGGGGTTGTTTACCTGCGTAGGCCACACCAGAGCTGCCCAACATGAGCACTCTTGTTTGAACATGCTCCGGTTTGCAACTCTGTTTCCGTTCCCAGGACGTTGGCGGACGTGGACAGAGACGGTCGTCTTCAGGGCGACGAGTTCATTTTAGCCATGCACCTGGTGGATATGGCCAAGAGCGGCCGACCTCTACCGCTCACACTGCCTCAAGACCTGgttcctccctctctcaggtAGCTCACCCACACAGAATCAGTGGAGTGCTTTTCTTTTTGAGTTGTTTAAACGGtatctgctttgtttctgttccAGAGGAGGGATGAAGCCCATCGAGCTTGTTAATGGAACTGGACCACCCCTAAGTTCTTGTTTAATCGACACAATTGAGACAGAACCTCCACAAAAGAACAAGAGCAATGGTACGACAGCACCTACAGAGTATGTTGATTTGGAATCAGGCTTAGACTAAGGAGGCCGGCAGCATTTGAGGTTTTGGTATTTTTATGATGCAAAGTGGGTTTTTTAGGTTCGAACTCATAGCTCTTCTTCGACTCACCTGTGGAATGTTTTCATTCTTCCCCTCAGTGTCCTTTGAGGACAAGCTGAAGGAGAACTTTGCACGAGGCAGCGCTGAGCTGGAGAAGCGCCGGCAGGCTTTAGAAGATgcccagaggaaggagagggagaggagggagagggaggagagggaagctCAGGAAcggagggagagggaggccagggagctggagaaccggaggaggctggaggaggagaggcgactggagaggatgagagagatggagagacagagggaggaggaaagggtgagggagctggagaggaaggaggtgagTGGCTACATTATAGTGCGCAGTAAACATGGGTTGATGCATTTTAATCAGTTTATTTAACTAAAGAAAAAATAGGTTATTTATGTTCTATTTTGCTGTATTTGGTGACCAGGCAGCAAGGCAGGAGATGGAGcgccagaggagggaggagtgggagcgagggaagaaagaggagcttTCCAGAAGGAGAACGGGGGAGCAGGAAGAGATCTCCCGGCTCAGGGCCAAAAAGAAGAGTCTGGAGTTGGAGCTGGAGGCTGTGGTAAACGCGCGGAGCTCATATGTTTTTAATTCAAAGAACGGCCTCACGCTAAGATCGGCCTCCCGCTGTCACAGGGCAACAAGCACAAGCAGATCTCAGACCGCCTCCGCGACGCTCAGAGTAAGAGGTGGATCCTCAAGGCGGAGGTGGACCTCATCAACCAGAAGAGGGACGCCCGCATCTCAGAGATCAACACTTTGCAGCTCCACTTTGAGGCCGGTCAaacgttttttctttttatctttcGTGTCCATCATTGAAGTATCCATCATCGCCGGTTTTGGCTGTTTGCTGCAGGACTGGCAGAAGAAGCTCTCGCTGCTGGTCCCAGAGCAGCAAAGGCTGACGGAGAAGCTGCGAAGCATCGGCCTGAGCAAAATCTCACGTAAGTGAAGGAGGCGGTCGTAGCAGCGGACGTCGGAGACGCTTCCTCCCTTCTGACCTCCTGTCTTTGCTTTGCAGCGGGAACTTTGACCTCCCTCACTGGGTCCGTGACGGAGAAAGGTGTGAACTGTCGGAGGCTGAAGGACCAGCTGGACACACTGGAGAGGGAGACCACGGACAAACTGGCCCAGATGGACCAGTACAACAAGGAGCTTAAGGTCAGAGAGTGACAGATTCATCATGACCTCCTCTGTACTTAATCATAGCTCGATAATAATTCGGTAACatacatttctttgttttccgtTTCCAAgctgatgtttttaaaaggtttaacaccttttttctcccctttctcttcctccctgcttcCCGTCTCTGGATTTCTCACTATTTTCCAccctttcctgttttcctctgtggATCTTGGTCCCtctcaccttctcctccctcgcGTTTCTCCCTCCGTCGCCCTCGCCGTGCTTGCTGTAGCTCGCTGATATGGACGACTGTGTCCTGCGGGgccttctgtctctgctggCCTGCCTCAGCCAGCTTTTCTTTCTCATCAAGGTTCTCCTCCTTGCTCTCTGTAGTTTCCACTCatttcctcctcactcctcctttGTTATTTATTGTAATCACACCTTCTGCTTACCTCCATAGGAAAGGGATATTTGTTCATCTTGTGTCTCGTGGCTCATTATTAAATCAGCACATTGGAACTCTggagttctgtttttgttgctttggttCAGGTGTATTACCGGCTGCTCCCCAaggggaaaacacacattctgCTGTGGCTGTATAGAAAATAGAAACAATATGAATTCATCTGCATGTTCCTGTGGAAgtcatttgcctttttttccatATAAAAACATCCCTTTTCATGTCTGTTCATTTTGAGAGGTTTTTTAGGCTCCGTTAACTTCTGGATGCTTCCTATATTGACTGCTTGCCTTTTTATTCTAAATAAATTCCCGCATCTGCATCAGGAGCTGAGGGAAAAGCAGGTGAGGCAGCAGGATGTCCTGGACGACCTCTACAGAGtcaaagaggagaagcagagagagctgcagagactcagggaagaggagaaggagaggaggaggagagagctaGAGGAGGCTGCCAGGTGAGTGCCAGGAAACATTTGTGTTCAGAGGAGCTCATTTCTTGCCGTTTCTGATGTTTTCGACATTTAATTTCCCCAGACAGGCAAAGCTGGAAGAAGAAAGAcggcagcagagagaaaaggaggaagaggaggcccgACAGAGGAGGCtcttggaggagcagagggaggaagaggagagggaggcacaGGCTCGACTGAGGGCAGGGCAGGAGAAAgctcaggaagaggagaggaagaggagacaggaggaggaagaggagaggaagaggagacaggaggaggagaggaggaggagacaggaggaggagaggaggaggaggagaggagaaggagacaggaggaagaagagaggagaagaagactggaagaggaggagacaggaggaggaggaacggaagaggagacaggaggaggagaggagaaggagacaggaggaagaagagaggagaagaagactggaagaggaggagaggaagaggaaagatgaagaggagaggaggaagaaagaagacagaggaCATCTGCAGCCAGCCCCAAAGCTGACCGTGTTTAGAGCTCTCTATTCCTTTCAAGCTCGCAACTCAGACGAGCTGAGTATCGACGCCAACTGTCTTATAGAGGTACAAACAAACGTGGAGCATTCGTCGCTGTTGTAAACTCTCCTCCTGATGTTTGCCTGTCCTCCGTGATGCAGGTGGATGAGCAGACCCTTGGAGAGCCAGGCTGGCTTTGCGGTACTTATCGTGGAAACAGGGGCTGGTTCCCCCAGAGTTACGCCGAGAAATGTCTGAGCATGGATGTCACCACTTCTGCACCGCCTTTACCTGGAAAAACACCCCGTCCGCCACCGGCAGCCGACACCAGGTAGCAGTCTGTCCCTGAGACAGCCTTCACCTGCTCTCTGGGTTCTTGTCGCTCTTATTTACCCCAGATTTTACCCCAGAGTCCCGGCTATAGAGGTGGTGAATGACGGTTCTTCTCCGGCACAACCCGATTCCTCGCAGGTGAGAAGGAAAACCAGTTATTACTAAGTAGCAACTACTCTTTTTTGATATTTCCTGGTTAGCAGTTCCTGTCAGAGACCATAGCTCATGGATGATTCCCTCTGAACTCCCCCAGCCTCAGTCCACGGTTCCTCTGCTGGCTCGAGCCATCACATCGTGGtcggacagacaggacagacactccGAGCTCTTACccggtgctgctgatggtgtcaCGGCGCTGCTGAGCCTCTCGCAGGGCGACATCGTTGgcgtgctgcagcagagggaggactgGTGTTTGGGACAGCTGAACGGGACCCAGGGGTGGTTCCCCAAAGACTGCATCACCTTACTGACCAACAGCCACACCGagtatgaacacacacacacacacacacacacacacacacacacacaccgcagctGTAAACCAGACTAGTACTGACTTAACCTATtctcttattctagtgtggatGGTTCAGACCCGGGTGACTCGGCTCATCTAGAGGGTAAGTTTGTTCTCTGTTTCTGTTATAATGTAAAAGCGTGTGACTGATTTTCCTCCCCTCACCAGAGTACGTGGCCCTGTACACATACGAGAGCCCAGAAGCTGGAGACTTGACGTTCGTCGAGGGGGACGTCATCATTATGacggagagagaaggagagtgGTGGCGAGGTTGCATCGGCGATCAAACAGGCGTGTTTCCTTCCAACTATGTCCGACCTGTTGAGCTGGAGGTTAGCCACTGGTCAAAAATCATTACCCACTATCTATTTATGCCTGGTATAAATTGCAGATGGAGCAATTAGTGTGTCTCATTAACGATGACAAACTTGTTTTGTTTAGGTAAGCAGATCCGGAGCTCAGAAATCTGGTGAGAATGTGCCCAGTAAATCCACATGTCTGCAGATTCTCTCTTGATGTTATTATTCAACTGTCTGTGTTTGGTCAACAGAAATAGCCCAGGCAgtcaccagcaccaacaccagcacgcCAACTGTGCATCAGCTGACTTTGTCTCCGGGGCAACTGATCGTGGTCTTGGCAAAGAACTCCACCGGCTGGTGGCTCGGGGAACTGCAGGTGAGCGTTCCAAGCCCGATGAGGGGGGAGTCTAAAGTAGAACAAATTTCAATAATGTACactcttttttattatttatttctgtcaatCACTCAACTGATTCAGTTGCTTAACTCGGATGAACTGAAAGAGCCCAAACACTCAAATGTGTTTAACGACAGATCTATCTATATTTGTGGGGACATTGCTGTATAGAAACCAAAGTGATGTAAGTGGTGTGGCACTAACATTGGCAGCTCTTCCAATGGGAGGAGACAGTGAACAAAACTCTCCGAAGCAACAAAAGTGAGTGTTTTTGTGGCGGATACTCACAGCCACCGAATCGGTAGATTCAGACTCAGGATTGCTGTTTATGCTGCTGAAATACGTGAGTAATCGATTCTGCCGCCTGCTCAGTAACGGGGCTGCATCAACTTATTCTTCGAGTCCACAATGAAGAATTAAACCAGCTTTTCTTGTCattactgttttttttaccCCTTCAGGCTCGAGGCAAAAAGCGCCAGAGAGGCTGGTTTCACCACTCGCACGTCAAGCTCCTCAGTCCCTCTTGCACCAAGTCTCCCCCGTCCCCGCTGCCAGGTGACGTCGGAGCACTCCGAACATGAATGTTTTTCATTTACGACTCCTCTGAACGCGTAACCTCAACCACGGGTCTCTTCAGTGTGCCAGGTGATCGCCATGTACGACTACACCGCCGCCAACCAGGACGAGCTGAGCTTCTCCAAAGGTCAGCTGATCAACATCTTGGACAAGACCAACCCGGATTGGTGGAAAGGAGAGGTCAACGGGGTCACGGGCCTGCTGCCGACCAACTACGTGAAGATGACGACGGACTCGGACCCCAGCCAGCAGTGTGAGTTTTTATCCCACCCCTCCTTTGATCTGGCCGAAACAGTCGCACGTGTCGTCCACATTACGGCGAGATGGCGATGAGACGCGACCGCACAGGCCGACTGACGCGGTCACCGGTCGCAGACACCGACTGTTGTGTGACGTGGTTGCCTTGGCTCCCTGCAGGTGACTCGGTGTCCATGTCAGAGCATGGAAACACTGACGGTAAGACTTGAGGGGTCGCTTTCTGTCAATCACCGAGCGATCACCGGTGAACACGAGCCCACTTGGCTCAAAAATTCCCGCCCGTTGATTCCATTTGTTTTTGGATCAGACTTTGAAGCCAGTTCTGATTTAACAGCTCCAACAATTAAAACCCGAATCATGGGAGATATGCTTATGAACAGACTTGTTCTTGTTTCCTTACAATTCAGCATCTTAGGCTGATCAGGGACTGGACAGCTGCTTGGACACAGCCCAGCAGgactgcagcagaacctgaggCAGCATTTTCCTCTCATCATTTTTTATGCGCAGCTAAGCTCCCCATTCCTGCCGCTTCCATCGCCAATGTTTTAATGCTCAGCAGTCATGTGCATAAGCATATTTTCGCTTCCAAAACAAAAATTCTTGCCAGTAAATCGGTGTCAAGAACCAGCCATTGATTGACAGGCCCGTTTAAAAAGGGATCAGG of the Takifugu flavidus isolate HTHZ2018 chromosome 19, ASM371156v2, whole genome shotgun sequence genome contains:
- the itsn2a gene encoding intersectin-2a isoform X7, which produces MDRLEFSIAMKLIKLRLQGRSLPSSLPIIMKQSPGSAPIVPSAARFGMGSMPNLSVGLSSIPAMPILTPIPINPMQPLVPVPMTLPLISIQGNSGLPNGSVSLLPPPLVHSNAGLPLSGFSSPMTFSPPSSMSKANSLLDLGSSSSNSSSTTSLASNSPKMATNDWSIPQASRLKYRQQFNTLDKLMSGYLSGPQVRNALIASNLTQTQLATIWTLADVDRDGRLQGDEFILAMHLVDMAKSGRPLPLTLPQDLVPPSLRGGMKPIELVNGTGPPLSSCLIDTIETEPPQKNKSNVSFEDKLKENFARGSAELEKRRQALEDAQRKERERREREEREAQERREREARELENRRRLEEERRLERMREMERQREEERVRELERKEAARQEMERQRREEWERGKKEELSRRRTGEQEEISRLRAKKKSLELELEAVGNKHKQISDRLRDAQSKRWILKAEVDLINQKRDARISEINTLQLHFEDWQKKLSLLVPEQQRLTEKLRSIGLSKISPGTLTSLTGSVTEKGVNCRRLKDQLDTLERETTDKLAQMDQYNKELKELREKQVRQQDVLDDLYRVKEEKQRELQRLREEEKERRRRELEEAARQAKLEEERRQQREKEEEEARQRRLLEEQREEEEREAQARLRAGQEKAQEEERKRRQEEEEERKRRQEEERRRRQEEERRRRRGEGDRRKKRGEEDWKRRRQEEEERKRRQEEERRRRQEEEERRRRLEEEERKRKDEEERRKKEDRGHLQPAPKLTVFRALYSFQARNSDELSIDANCLIEVDEQTLGEPGWLCGTYRGNRGWFPQSYAEKCLSMDVTTSAPPLPGKTPRPPPAADTRFYPRVPAIEVVNDGSSPAQPDSSQPQSTVPLLARAITSWSDRQDRHSELLPGAADGVTALLSLSQGDIVGVLQQREDWCLGQLNGTQGWFPKDCITLLTNSHTDVDGSDPGDSAHLEEYVALYTYESPEAGDLTFVEGDVIIMTEREGEWWRGCIGDQTGVFPSNYVRPVELEVSRSGAQKSEIAQAVTSTNTSTPTVHQLTLSPGQLIVVLAKNSTGWWLGELQARGKKRQRGWFHHSHVKLLSPSCTKSPPSPLPVCQVIAMYDYTAANQDELSFSKGQLINILDKTNPDWWKGEVNGVTGLLPTNYVKMTTDSDPSQQCDSVSMSEHGNTDGCADLMSLDTMSPQERKRQGYIHELIHTEETYVEDLELVLEVFYKPMSDSGRLTEEEMGVIFVNWRELIMCNTKLLKALRVRKKSGGENMPVQLIGDLLASELAHMQPYIRFCSCQLNAAALLQSKTHDHPDFKDFLKKIATNYRCKGMPLSSFLLKPMQRITRYPLIIKNILEHTPDGHADQGPLREALERAEELCSQVNEGVREKENSDRLEWLQAHIQCEGPIEHLVFNSLTNCLGPRKLLHSGRLYKTKSSRELWAFLFSDFLLLTHSAKQFSSSGSDKLFSLKSNVQLKMYKTPLFLNEVLVKMPPDPSSDEPLFHVSHIDRVYTLKTETLNERTMWVQKIKAASEHFIETEKKRREKAYQARSLKSSGIGRLLVTVIEAQELKACKPNGKSNPYCELTMGAQCYTSRSISDTLSPKWNFHCQFFIKDLYQDVLCITVFEKDQFSPDDFLGRTEVPVATIKKEMESKGAANRRLLLHEVATGEVWVKLDLQLYEPIK